AGGAACCGCCTGGGCGTACTCGATGTGCGTGGCCCGCCGGTCGTTTAAGCCCTTGTTGATTTCATTGACCGCCGAGACCGGACAGGCCCGGGCGCAGTCCCCGCAGCCTGTGCAGGCGGCGGGATCAATATAGCGGGGGTGGTTCGCCAGGGTGGCCATGAAATTTCCGGGCCTGCCCTCGACGGATTTCACCTCCGCGTTGGTGATCAGTTCAATGTTCATATGCCGGCCGACCTCGACCAGTTTGGGCGAGATGACTCACATGGTGCAGTCGTTGGTCGGGAAGGTTTTGTCCAGCCTGGCCATCAGGCCGCCGATGGTCGGGCCTTTTTCAACCAGGTAAACCTTATAGTCGGCGTTGGCCAGATCAAGAGAGGCCTGCATGCCCGCGATGCCGCCTCCCACCACCATGACCGAGCCGCTTTTTTTCATGTCCGTCACAGATCCCATCGTTTCTCCTTATCCAATGGCGGTGAACACCGGTTTTCGGTCTTCCATTCCGGAAAATTCCACCCGATTGGATCTTTCAAGGTCGGCCAGGAGATAAGAGACCCGCAAAAGCTCAATGCCGGCGCTCTTCGCCACGTCCCGAACCGATCTGTCTCCATTTTTAATGGAAAGGAAAATCAGGTTTTTCTGGTATTCCCTTTCCAGTTCATTGTCAATGACGTCCTCATAGCGCTCCTTGTCCCAGGGGCGCCCGTAAACGTCTCCTTTGGCCGTGATCGCAGACTCTTTTCCCACCAGCCATCGGATGGACTGGTTTTCAAGGGTCATTTCCACCGCCTCAAGCTCTATTTCAAAGTCTTCGGGCTTGAATTTTCCGCATTTTCGCACACAGTCCGTGACGCGATGGGCCGTGTCCACAAAACGCTGGGCCTCGGCGGAGGACACCCATTCGATGTGGAGCCGCTCGGCGCCGATTCCGGAGATATCCAGCAGTTTTTTCGCCATTCGTATTTTTTTGTCGGCGTGAACATTACCTTCCAGGTAATGGCAGTCTCCGAAATGTCACCCCGCCACCAGGACGCCGTCGCATCCCTGGCGAAACGCCTTGATGACAAAGAGCGGGTCCACCCTTCCGGAGCACATGACCCGGGCCGAGCGGACGGAGGAGGGGTAGCGCATCCGCGAAACCCCCGCCAGGTCCGCGCCCGCGTAGGCGCACCAGTTACAGAGAAAAGCCAGAATTTTAGGCTCGAATTCATTCATATTTTTCACCTTAGATTTTTCACTTGGTTTGTCCAAATCATGCCCGCGTCGTCACACCGCCAGAATGGACGCCTCGATCTGGGCGTCTCTGAAATGCAGCATGTCGATGGCCTGTTTGGGGCAGGACGCGGCGCACAGGCCGCATCCCTTGCATGAGGCCGGTATGTTTTTGGCCCGGC
The DNA window shown above is from Candidatus Desulfarcum epimagneticum and carries:
- a CDS encoding Heterodisulfide reductase → MGSVTDMKKSGSVMVVGGGIAGMQASLDLANADYKVYLVEKGPTIGGLMARLDKTFPTNDCTM
- a CDS encoding conserved hypothetical protein (Evidence 4 : Unknown function but conserved in other organisms), giving the protein MAKKLLDISGIGAERLHIEWVSSAEAQRFVDTAHRVTDCVRKCGKFKPEDFEIELEAVEMTLENQSIRWLVGKESAITAKGDVYGRPWDKERYEDVIDNELEREYQKNLIFLSIKNGDRSVRDVAKSAGIELLRVSYLLADLERSNRVEFSGMEDRKPVFTAIG
- a CDS encoding conserved hypothetical protein (Evidence 4 : Unknown function but conserved in other organisms), coding for MNEFEPKILAFLCNWCAYAGADLAGVSRMRYPSSVRSARVMCSGRVDPLFVIKAFRQGCDGVLVAG